In a genomic window of Larus michahellis chromosome 3, bLarMic1.1, whole genome shotgun sequence:
- the MTFR2 gene encoding mitochondrial fission regulator 2 isoform X2, whose protein sequence is MALVLDLLRRVLEYFGWPPDQAIFLETHIFGSSISHTIRTCFPSAISSRRHFQRLCSVIRKYQSKVISACQKKEYGSTRSVVRRLGTILSLEPYPRPYFQLVQDPSPLGYDEQSTAPAPVAPSLADVLWVANDEGQAFTRLRTELWRKEKSTAYRDLHPSIVSIQNVPKNSTQKYGLVDQAALQKISALENELTFLRTQIAAIISAQTLGSIPSQAFKTFSTPDAFYPVPAMTSTPLSVSHNHLVIPSPPPLPSGVPSGVDASNSAVELIKQRRAARNSVSNTADSADHQRTKNIPSMMDVLKDLNKVQLRAIERSPGGTPLSRPKKRQSSDWDPVALLTHALKQKFAHKNDDEDDSLDKENQSFDSSPFSSPEVPLVCFYIRIWFYVIEETLLSVFMDSCRVFMSLQLFCNIFKPSA, encoded by the exons ATGGCGCTGGTGCTGGATCTCCTCAGGCGGGTGCTGGAGTACTTCGGATGGCCGCCCGACCAG gccATATTTTTGGAAACTCACATATTTGGTAGCAGCATCAGTCATACAATCAGAACATGCTTTCCTTCAGCAATCTCATCAAGAAGGCATTTCCAGCGGTTATGTTCAGTTATAAGGAAGTATCAGTCCAAG GTCATATCTGCTTGCCAAAAAAAGGAATATGGATCTACTCGAAGTGTTGTCCGTAGACTTGGGACAATTCTTTCCTTAGAGCCCTACCCAAGACCTTACTTTCAA ctTGTTCAAGACCCAAGTCCATTGGGTTATGATGAacaaagcacagctccagctcctgtaGCTCCGTCACTTGCTGATGTCCTGTGGGTGGCAAATGATGAGGGACAAGCATTTACTAGACTTAG GACTGAAttatggagaaaagaaaaaagtacagcTTATCGTGACCTACATCCTTCTATAGTTTCAATACAAAATGTTCCAAAAAACAGTACACAAAAATACGGTCTTGTTGATCAAGCAGCACTCCAGAAAATTTCTGCACTTGAAAATGAGCTAACTTTTCTTCGCACTCAGATTGCTGCAATTATTTCAGCGCAAACATTGGGAAGCATTCCATCAC AAGCCTTTAAAACATTCAGCACTCCAGATGCATTTTACCCGGTGCCAGCCATGACTTCTACGCCATTGTCCGTGTCTCACAATCACTTGGTAATTCCCTCGCCTCCTCCACTTCCTTCTGGTGTACCATCTGGTGTTGATGCTAGTAATTCGGCAGTTGAACTTATAAAACAACGTCGTGCTGCGAGAAACAGTGTTTCAAATACAGCTGACAGTGCTGATCACCAGAGGACAAAGAATATTCCTAGTATGATGGATGTTTTGAAAGACCTAAACAAAGTTCAGTTGCGAGCTATTGAGAG gtCACCTGGAGGTACTCCTCTTTCCAGACCCAAAAAGAGGCAAAGTTCAGATTGGGATCCAGTTGCTCTACTAACTCATGCACTAAAGCAGAAATTTGCACATAAaaatgatgatgaagatgattCCCTGGACAAAGAAAATCAATCTTTTGATAGCTCCCCATTTTCTAGTCCAGAGGTGCCATTGGTATGTTTTTATATAAGAATCTGGTTTTATGTTATTGAAGAGACACTTTTAAGTGTTTTCATGGATAGTTGCAGGGTTTTTATGAGTCTACAACTTTTCTGCAACATCTTTAAGCCATCAGCCTAG
- the MTFR2 gene encoding mitochondrial fission regulator 2 isoform X1, translating to MALVLDLLRRVLEYFGWPPDQAIFLETHIFGSSISHTIRTCFPSAISSRRHFQRLCSVIRKYQSKVISACQKKEYGSTRSVVRRLGTILSLEPYPRPYFQLVQDPSPLGYDEQSTAPAPVAPSLADVLWVANDEGQAFTRLRTELWRKEKSTAYRDLHPSIVSIQNVPKNSTQKYGLVDQAALQKISALENELTFLRTQIAAIISAQTLGSIPSQAFKTFSTPDAFYPVPAMTSTPLSVSHNHLVIPSPPPLPSGVPSGVDASNSAVELIKQRRAARNSVSNTADSADHQRTKNIPSMMDVLKDLNKVQLRAIERSPGGTPLSRPKKRQSSDWDPVALLTHALKQKFAHKNDDEDDSLDKENQSFDSSPFSSPEVPLVGHCSLKPNAKSSLLTTDEVKQVSTWKVRAHI from the exons ATGGCGCTGGTGCTGGATCTCCTCAGGCGGGTGCTGGAGTACTTCGGATGGCCGCCCGACCAG gccATATTTTTGGAAACTCACATATTTGGTAGCAGCATCAGTCATACAATCAGAACATGCTTTCCTTCAGCAATCTCATCAAGAAGGCATTTCCAGCGGTTATGTTCAGTTATAAGGAAGTATCAGTCCAAG GTCATATCTGCTTGCCAAAAAAAGGAATATGGATCTACTCGAAGTGTTGTCCGTAGACTTGGGACAATTCTTTCCTTAGAGCCCTACCCAAGACCTTACTTTCAA ctTGTTCAAGACCCAAGTCCATTGGGTTATGATGAacaaagcacagctccagctcctgtaGCTCCGTCACTTGCTGATGTCCTGTGGGTGGCAAATGATGAGGGACAAGCATTTACTAGACTTAG GACTGAAttatggagaaaagaaaaaagtacagcTTATCGTGACCTACATCCTTCTATAGTTTCAATACAAAATGTTCCAAAAAACAGTACACAAAAATACGGTCTTGTTGATCAAGCAGCACTCCAGAAAATTTCTGCACTTGAAAATGAGCTAACTTTTCTTCGCACTCAGATTGCTGCAATTATTTCAGCGCAAACATTGGGAAGCATTCCATCAC AAGCCTTTAAAACATTCAGCACTCCAGATGCATTTTACCCGGTGCCAGCCATGACTTCTACGCCATTGTCCGTGTCTCACAATCACTTGGTAATTCCCTCGCCTCCTCCACTTCCTTCTGGTGTACCATCTGGTGTTGATGCTAGTAATTCGGCAGTTGAACTTATAAAACAACGTCGTGCTGCGAGAAACAGTGTTTCAAATACAGCTGACAGTGCTGATCACCAGAGGACAAAGAATATTCCTAGTATGATGGATGTTTTGAAAGACCTAAACAAAGTTCAGTTGCGAGCTATTGAGAG gtCACCTGGAGGTACTCCTCTTTCCAGACCCAAAAAGAGGCAAAGTTCAGATTGGGATCCAGTTGCTCTACTAACTCATGCACTAAAGCAGAAATTTGCACATAAaaatgatgatgaagatgattCCCTGGACAAAGAAAATCAATCTTTTGATAGCTCCCCATTTTCTAGTCCAGAGGTGCCATTG gtTGGACATTGCAGTCTGAAGCCAAATGCAAAATCTAGCCTTTTAACAACTGATGAAGTTAAACAGGTATCAACGTGGAAAGTGAGAGCTCATATTTAA